The following coding sequences lie in one Helicoverpa zea isolate HzStark_Cry1AcR chromosome 14, ilHelZeax1.1, whole genome shotgun sequence genomic window:
- the LOC124636354 gene encoding 23 kDa integral membrane protein-like, with protein MGCGEFLVKYILFFANLVFALAGLTLLGLGVAVQLQSSDIVQIADFNFEVAPITSMVVGGIVFFIAFFGCCGAIRESNCMLVTYSIFMLLLMIVKLTLAILIFVKLDDVVNEVPKWLKEAFNKDRTEFQAIERTFTCCGPDGALSYMSPLLPDTCCATPPCTPVNPYPSCTQNVQEFFQTFGVAIGSIMIVIVSIELVAAVFGLCLANTVRNKSRRAHY; from the exons ATGGGCTGCGGTGAATTTCTGGTCAAATATATTCTGTTCTTCGCCAATTTGGTGTTTGCG TTGGCCGGTCTGACGCTGCTAGGTCTCGGCGTGGCAGTCCAGCTGCAGTCCTCAGACATCGTGCAGATAGCTGACTTCAACTTCGAGGTTGCTCCCATCACCTCCATGGTGGTGGGAGGCATCGTCTTCTTCATCGCATTCTTCGGCTGCTGTGGGGCTATCCGCGAGAGCAACTGCATGCTTGTCAct TACTCGATCTTCATGCTGTTGCTGATGATTGTGAAGCTGACACTTGCCATCCTGATCTTCGTGAAGTTGGACGACGTGGTGAACGAGGTGCCCAAGTGGCTCAAGGAGGCCTTCAACAAGGATAGGACTGAATTCCAGGCCATTGAAAGGACG TTCACGTGCTGTGGTCCGGACGGAGCGCTCTCCTACATGAGCCCCCTCCTGCCCGACACCTGCTGCGCCACTCCCCCCTGCACCCCGGTGAACCCTTACCCCAGCTGCACCCAGAACGTCCAGGAGTTCTTCCAGACCTTCGGCGTCGCTATCGGATCCATTATGATCGTTATTGTGTCTATTGAG CTGGTGGCTGCAGTCTTCGGGTTGTGCCTGGCGAACACCGTGAGAAACAAGAGCAGGAGAGCGCATTACTAA